The following are encoded together in the Bubalus bubalis isolate 160015118507 breed Murrah chromosome 14, NDDB_SH_1, whole genome shotgun sequence genome:
- the UBOX5 gene encoding RING finger protein 37 isoform X2: protein MVINLCLPQFRPRIYCNKISADGYEVENLISEDLTKRSHGFRTEYFIKPPVYVTVSFPFSVEICRINIDLSAGGGQNVTGLEMYTSALSSGASWNTPACRTPDPDEPSIPDKEAFTLVGKVLLKNQSQVVFSHRGFKARPPFGPVEATLPSPAVVAQELWNKGALSLSHVAHLKICITHVTGGGVPCIKRLEVWGQPAKTCSQEVIDSVLLVASESLPQDLSLQAPALPMESDCDSGGQSEGQQAPSSLQELAEVIRDIPEEFLDPITLEIMPFPMLLPSGKVIDQSTLEKCNRSEATWGRVPSDPFTGVAFTPHSQPLPHPSLKARIDHFLLQHSIPGCHLLGRAQTALAVTPSSIALPSRKRKMEQAEHGPDSSLGLNASCFSTTSLLVSPSTSEHTAKKMKAANELMDCSTGPVSHEQKLSQSLEIALTSTLGSMPSFTARLTRGQLQHLSTRGSSTSWRPSTSSVWEQPGP, encoded by the exons ATGGTAATAAATCTTTGCCTCCCACAGTTCAGACCAAGAATTTACTGCAACAAG ATATCAGCTGATGGCTATGAAGTGGAAAATCTCATCTCTGAAGACCTCACAAAGAGAAGTCATGGTTTCAGGACAGAGTATTTCATTAAGCCACCGGTCTATGTGACAGTTTCCTTTCCCTTCAGTGTGGAAATCTGTAGGATTAACATAGATCTCTCAGCTGGGGGAGGCCAGAATGTCACTGGCCTGGAAATGTACACATCTGCCTTATCCAGCGGAGCATCTTGGAATACCCCTGCGTGCCGGACCCCAGACCCAGATGAGCCATCCATTCCGGACAAGGAAGCATTCACTTTGGTGGGCAAAGTCCTGTTGAAAAACCAGAGCCAAGTGGTATTTAGCCACAGGGGCTTCAAGGCCAGGCCACCTTTTGGCCCAGTGGAAGCCACACTCCCCTCCCCTGCTGTTGTGGCCCAAGAGCTCTGGAATAAAGGGGCTCTTTCTCTTAGTCATGTGGCCCATCTCAAGATCTGTATCACCCATGTGACAGGTGGTGGTGTCCCTTGTATCAAGCGGTTGGAGGTATGGGGTCAGCCAGCCAAAACCTGCTCTCAGGAAGTGATAGACAGCGTCCTGCTGGTTGCCTCAGAGAGCCTCCCTCAGGACTTATCTTTACAGGCCCCAGCGTTGCCCATGGAGAGTGACTGTGATTCTGGGGGCCAGTCTGAGGGCCAGCAGGCCCCCTCTAGCCTACAGGAGCTGGCTGAGGTAATTCGGGATATACCTGAAGAGTTCTTAGATCCCATCACCCTGGAGATCATGCCTTTCCCCATGCTACTGCCCTCAGGCAAGGTCATTGACCAGAGCACGCTAGAGAAGTGTAACCGCAGTGAAGCCACATGGGGCCGAGTGCCCAGTGACCCTTTCACAGGAGTAGCCTTTACTCCACACTCCCAGCCCCTGCCTCACCCCTCCTTGAAGGCGCGGATcgaccatttcctgctccagcacTCCATCCCTGGTTGCCACCTGCTCGGGAGAGCACAGACTGCACTGGCAGTGACCCCTTCTTCCATTGCTCTGCCCTCTCGGAAAAGGAAGATGGAGCAGGCCGAGCATGGCCCAGACAGTAGCCTTGGCTTAAATGCTTCCTGTTTTTCTACCACAAGCCTTCTGGTCTCACCCTCTACCTCAGAGCACACTGCTAAGAAAATGAAAGCTGCCAATGAGCTCATGGATTGCTCAACAG GCCCAGTGTCCCATGAGCAAAAACTGTCACAAAGCTTGGAAATTGCCTTGACATCAACCCTTGGCTCCATGCCCTCCTTCACAGCCCGGCTGACCAGGGGTCAGCTCCAGCACCTCAGCACAAGAGGGAGCAGTACTTCCTGGAGGCCCAGCACCAGCTCAG TCTGGGAGCAGCCTGGGCCCTGA
- the UBOX5 gene encoding RING finger protein 37 isoform X1 yields MVINLCLPQFRPRIYCNKISADGYEVENLISEDLTKRSHGFRTEYFIKPPVYVTVSFPFSVEICRINIDLSAGGGQNVTGLEMYTSALSSGASWNTPACRTPDPDEPSIPDKEAFTLVGKVLLKNQSQVVFSHRGFKARPPFGPVEATLPSPAVVAQELWNKGALSLSHVAHLKICITHVTGGGVPCIKRLEVWGQPAKTCSQEVIDSVLLVASESLPQDLSLQAPALPMESDCDSGGQSEGQQAPSSLQELAEVIRDIPEEFLDPITLEIMPFPMLLPSGKVIDQSTLEKCNRSEATWGRVPSDPFTGVAFTPHSQPLPHPSLKARIDHFLLQHSIPGCHLLGRAQTALAVTPSSIALPSRKRKMEQAEHGPDSSLGLNASCFSTTSLLVSPSTSEHTAKKMKAANELMDCSTGPVSHEQKLSQSLEIALTSTLGSMPSFTARLTRGQLQHLSTRGSSTSWRPSTSSEQSGSSLGPECTSCKRVFSPYFKRESAYQLPCGHLLCRPCLTEKQRSPAMTCTACQQPFASQDILRVHF; encoded by the exons ATGGTAATAAATCTTTGCCTCCCACAGTTCAGACCAAGAATTTACTGCAACAAG ATATCAGCTGATGGCTATGAAGTGGAAAATCTCATCTCTGAAGACCTCACAAAGAGAAGTCATGGTTTCAGGACAGAGTATTTCATTAAGCCACCGGTCTATGTGACAGTTTCCTTTCCCTTCAGTGTGGAAATCTGTAGGATTAACATAGATCTCTCAGCTGGGGGAGGCCAGAATGTCACTGGCCTGGAAATGTACACATCTGCCTTATCCAGCGGAGCATCTTGGAATACCCCTGCGTGCCGGACCCCAGACCCAGATGAGCCATCCATTCCGGACAAGGAAGCATTCACTTTGGTGGGCAAAGTCCTGTTGAAAAACCAGAGCCAAGTGGTATTTAGCCACAGGGGCTTCAAGGCCAGGCCACCTTTTGGCCCAGTGGAAGCCACACTCCCCTCCCCTGCTGTTGTGGCCCAAGAGCTCTGGAATAAAGGGGCTCTTTCTCTTAGTCATGTGGCCCATCTCAAGATCTGTATCACCCATGTGACAGGTGGTGGTGTCCCTTGTATCAAGCGGTTGGAGGTATGGGGTCAGCCAGCCAAAACCTGCTCTCAGGAAGTGATAGACAGCGTCCTGCTGGTTGCCTCAGAGAGCCTCCCTCAGGACTTATCTTTACAGGCCCCAGCGTTGCCCATGGAGAGTGACTGTGATTCTGGGGGCCAGTCTGAGGGCCAGCAGGCCCCCTCTAGCCTACAGGAGCTGGCTGAGGTAATTCGGGATATACCTGAAGAGTTCTTAGATCCCATCACCCTGGAGATCATGCCTTTCCCCATGCTACTGCCCTCAGGCAAGGTCATTGACCAGAGCACGCTAGAGAAGTGTAACCGCAGTGAAGCCACATGGGGCCGAGTGCCCAGTGACCCTTTCACAGGAGTAGCCTTTACTCCACACTCCCAGCCCCTGCCTCACCCCTCCTTGAAGGCGCGGATcgaccatttcctgctccagcacTCCATCCCTGGTTGCCACCTGCTCGGGAGAGCACAGACTGCACTGGCAGTGACCCCTTCTTCCATTGCTCTGCCCTCTCGGAAAAGGAAGATGGAGCAGGCCGAGCATGGCCCAGACAGTAGCCTTGGCTTAAATGCTTCCTGTTTTTCTACCACAAGCCTTCTGGTCTCACCCTCTACCTCAGAGCACACTGCTAAGAAAATGAAAGCTGCCAATGAGCTCATGGATTGCTCAACAG GCCCAGTGTCCCATGAGCAAAAACTGTCACAAAGCTTGGAAATTGCCTTGACATCAACCCTTGGCTCCATGCCCTCCTTCACAGCCCGGCTGACCAGGGGTCAGCTCCAGCACCTCAGCACAAGAGGGAGCAGTACTTCCTGGAGGCCCAGCACCAGCTCAG AGCAGTCTGGGAGCAGCCTGGGCCCTGAATGCACATCCTGCAAAAGAGTGTTCTCTCCCTACTTCAAAAGGGAGTCTGCGTACCAGCTTCCTTGTGGTCACCTCCTGTGCCGGCCCTGCCTGACCGAGAAGCAGCGCTCCCCGGCCATGACATGCACAGCCTGCCAGCAGCCATTCGCCAGCCAGGACATTCTGCGGGTTCACTTCTGA